The following coding sequences lie in one Candidatus Nitrospira allomarina genomic window:
- the tsf gene encoding translation elongation factor Ts — translation MSSLSALVKELRGKTGAGILDCQKALQDTGNDVEKAIDLLRQKGLAAAQKKAGRETKEGIISSYIHSGSKIGVLIEVNCETDFVARNEEFQAFVKEVALQIAASHPMYIKREDIPVDLIERERNIYLAQMKESGKPEGTWEKIIKGKLEKYYQEQCLLEQAFIKDPSITIQDLLSQKISKLGENLTISRFTRYQLGQD, via the coding sequence ATGTCTAGTTTGAGTGCCTTGGTGAAGGAGTTGCGAGGCAAAACAGGGGCAGGAATCCTTGATTGCCAAAAAGCCCTTCAAGACACAGGAAATGATGTCGAAAAAGCCATCGATCTGTTGCGTCAAAAAGGGTTGGCCGCTGCACAAAAGAAAGCAGGCCGAGAAACCAAAGAGGGTATTATTTCCTCGTATATTCATTCAGGATCAAAAATTGGGGTCCTGATTGAAGTTAATTGTGAAACAGACTTTGTCGCACGCAATGAAGAATTTCAAGCTTTCGTTAAGGAAGTGGCCTTACAAATCGCTGCCTCACATCCTATGTACATTAAACGGGAAGACATTCCGGTAGACTTGATTGAACGGGAAAGGAATATTTATCTCGCACAGATGAAAGAGTCCGGAAAGCCCGAAGGGACCTGGGAGAAAATCATCAAGGGAAAGCTCGAAAAATATTATCAAGAGCAGTGCCTCTTGGAACAAGCCTTTATTAAAGATCCCAGCATTACCATTCAAGATCTCCTTTCGCAGAAAATCTCGAAGTTAGGAGAAAACCTCACGATCAGTCGCTTTACGCGCTACCAACTCGGCCAGGACTAA
- the rpsB gene encoding 30S ribosomal protein S2 produces the protein MVTIKSLLEAGVHFGHQTNRWNPKMKRYIFGEKNGIYIIDLQISLQCFQKAYEFTRDTVAAGESVLFVGTKRQAMGIVEEEANRCGMFFVNQRWLGGMLTNFQTLRRSINQLKKLEAAETDGTYERLKKKEIVRMKKEQAKLEKYLSGIKGMNDIPGCIYILDTRIQHITVKEANRLGIPVIALVDTNCDPEGVDFPIPGNDDAIRSLKLFTGQIADACIEGTELRRKRQESVANGEGFLPDNTEQGHSSVVPNKNTQPV, from the coding sequence ATGGTCACGATTAAATCGTTATTAGAAGCTGGGGTTCACTTCGGGCATCAAACCAATCGCTGGAACCCGAAGATGAAACGCTATATCTTTGGTGAAAAAAACGGCATTTATATTATTGACCTCCAAATTTCTCTCCAATGCTTTCAAAAAGCCTACGAATTTACTCGTGATACAGTGGCTGCCGGGGAATCCGTCCTATTCGTAGGGACCAAGCGGCAAGCCATGGGTATTGTGGAGGAAGAAGCCAATCGTTGTGGAATGTTTTTTGTTAACCAGCGATGGTTGGGTGGGATGTTAACAAATTTCCAGACACTCCGTCGCAGCATCAACCAACTTAAAAAGCTTGAAGCTGCGGAAACCGATGGCACATACGAACGACTCAAAAAGAAAGAAATCGTTCGCATGAAAAAAGAGCAAGCCAAACTGGAAAAATATTTGAGCGGTATCAAAGGCATGAATGATATTCCTGGATGCATTTACATATTGGACACCAGGATCCAGCACATTACGGTCAAGGAAGCTAATCGCCTTGGCATTCCGGTTATTGCCTTAGTAGACACCAACTGTGACCCTGAAGGGGTGGACTTTCCTATACCCGGTAATGACGATGCCATTCGATCCCTCAAATTATTTACCGGACAGATTGCGGACGCCTGCATAGAAGGTACGGAACTTCGCCGGAAGCGCCAGGAGTCAGTGGCGAATGGCGAAGGGTTTCTTCCCGACAACACCGAGCAAGGTCATTCATCGGTTGTGCCAAACAAAAACACCCAACCTGTCTAA
- a CDS encoding glutamate-5-semialdehyde dehydrogenase, whose protein sequence is MVEVPLKLYVQALLKGAKEAARPMACLSSIVKNQVLKAMAESLVDHTQEILEANAKDLAGISKETDQQAHREASERIRISEDTIRLMHQGLLDLQALPDPIGEASHAWLTPDGMQVHTVRSPLGIVAVVSDMGPLLTAESLGMCMKTNNVCVFRGGTEWFHTNSAIVHHLQAAAVSNGAPTGGLTFLDRSSPEAALEMVRYPQYVQAVIARGSAGLRNGILEHSRVPVIGFEGGLCHVYVDQDVDIPLAQTIAVNAKLQSPSAANAMDTLLVHQGVCRHLLPGLTRRLLQEYRVTLRGCPKTVSMMGILEMTGHLGIKAAEEADWGRKYQSLTLNIKVVKDSQEAMDHIGSYAPGHTDTIVTRDYQLAMRFVREVDSSAVMVNASTRLHGGPQFGLGPDIGSNSTRMHGRGPLILSKLTIEKYMVLGTGQLQHPHPVPQTYQDAMMLSAKF, encoded by the coding sequence ATGGTTGAAGTACCTCTCAAATTATATGTGCAAGCGCTTTTAAAAGGAGCGAAGGAGGCTGCTCGCCCCATGGCATGCCTGTCTTCAATTGTGAAAAATCAGGTCTTAAAGGCGATGGCCGAGAGTTTAGTCGATCATACTCAGGAAATTTTGGAGGCCAATGCAAAAGATTTGGCTGGCATTTCTAAGGAAACCGATCAACAAGCCCATCGTGAGGCCTCAGAACGGATTCGAATTTCAGAAGACACGATTCGCCTCATGCACCAAGGATTGTTAGATTTGCAAGCTCTTCCTGATCCAATCGGAGAGGCCAGTCATGCCTGGCTTACTCCAGATGGAATGCAGGTTCATACTGTCCGTTCTCCGCTAGGTATTGTCGCGGTGGTATCGGATATGGGGCCTTTGTTGACCGCTGAATCGTTAGGAATGTGCATGAAGACCAACAATGTCTGTGTCTTTCGTGGGGGAACTGAATGGTTTCATACTAATAGTGCGATTGTTCACCACCTCCAAGCGGCGGCGGTGTCCAATGGTGCCCCTACAGGGGGGCTGACATTTCTCGATCGGAGTTCCCCAGAGGCGGCACTGGAAATGGTGCGATATCCTCAGTATGTCCAAGCTGTCATTGCACGAGGGAGTGCTGGTTTGCGAAATGGGATCTTGGAGCATTCGAGGGTTCCTGTCATTGGATTTGAGGGAGGACTGTGTCATGTTTATGTCGATCAGGATGTCGATATCCCTTTAGCCCAAACCATTGCAGTGAATGCCAAGCTTCAATCGCCATCTGCAGCGAATGCCATGGACACTCTCTTGGTTCATCAGGGCGTTTGTCGGCATTTATTGCCAGGGTTAACACGAAGACTTCTTCAGGAGTATCGTGTGACTTTGCGTGGCTGCCCTAAAACGGTTTCCATGATGGGTATTTTAGAAATGACCGGGCATTTAGGGATTAAAGCGGCGGAGGAAGCGGATTGGGGGAGAAAATATCAATCCTTAACTCTGAATATTAAAGTGGTGAAAGATAGTCAAGAAGCTATGGATCATATTGGGAGCTATGCCCCAGGGCATACCGATACTATTGTCACTCGAGACTATCAGTTAGCCATGCGTTTTGTTCGAGAAGTCGATTCGAGCGCTGTTATGGTGAATGCTTCGACCCGTCTTCATGGCGGACCCCAGTTTGGGCTTGGTCCAGATATCGGGAGTAATAGCACTCGTATGCATGGGCGAGGTCCTCTTATTCTCTCGAAGCTCACGATTGAAAAATATATGGTATTGGGAACTGGACAACTTCAACATCCACATCCAGTTCCTCAGACCTACCAAGATGCGATGATGTTATCTGCCAAGTTCTAG
- a CDS encoding class I SAM-dependent methyltransferase, whose protein sequence is MRYKREEISDYHAELFPYLLSWGLREFHDEASYYEWQRETLSKEELCDFQRLIDHRYGGEDGKGDIDFYDELAHRDFIPVLYSQRFHYFLTVGNSVCGRIAPANQALDFGCGIGILTIFFAQQHPDIEFLGIDRSSRSIEVACFEAEKRRIRNVRFEVSQVPQQQISGTYDLILSTHALFQAEREPGLPSQTWKTFQRACDLQRQKQLEVLTGIQERLDALLRTLGPMGRMILFEKTWNLGRRILFQRALDARGVFPISSPVFCRYWSVDEEVFDGPLYEVARLSQGVKPFEWDEEPYREPGETLYRCIGIAAERMGQELVKGKVTASITGVHSNLGTWMFRFGLWKEIVVWGLCEHSSGLTGLIVGGEADRELLYQLVETVTHITESDFQQLVHDFWGNMIHAPEDLSLPCYENHHSSAQIIYEGLPSKCIQQETTCQDGGGREMHIELGTTTQLTYLYCANTFDQRQLVLIDEGRAQVLYEYYRESLQRPPGPPA, encoded by the coding sequence ATGCGATATAAAAGGGAAGAAATTTCTGATTACCATGCGGAGCTTTTCCCGTATTTGCTGTCATGGGGATTGCGAGAGTTTCATGATGAGGCGTCATATTATGAATGGCAACGAGAGACTCTTTCCAAAGAGGAATTGTGCGATTTTCAACGATTAATCGACCATCGATATGGTGGTGAAGACGGAAAAGGCGACATTGATTTTTATGATGAACTGGCCCATCGGGATTTTATCCCTGTTCTGTATTCCCAACGGTTCCATTATTTTTTGACAGTTGGAAACTCTGTGTGTGGCAGGATTGCTCCGGCAAACCAAGCATTGGACTTTGGTTGTGGGATTGGCATTCTAACCATTTTTTTTGCCCAACAGCATCCTGACATTGAATTTTTAGGAATCGATCGGTCATCTCGATCAATTGAGGTAGCTTGTTTCGAGGCAGAAAAACGACGAATCAGGAATGTTCGTTTCGAGGTCTCTCAGGTGCCACAACAGCAGATCTCGGGAACCTACGATCTTATTCTTTCGACTCATGCGTTGTTCCAGGCGGAACGGGAGCCAGGGCTTCCAAGCCAAACCTGGAAAACGTTTCAACGTGCCTGTGACCTTCAACGACAGAAGCAATTGGAAGTTCTGACGGGGATACAGGAACGTTTAGATGCCCTGTTGCGGACTTTAGGGCCAATGGGACGAATGATCCTTTTTGAAAAAACATGGAATCTTGGTCGACGAATTTTGTTTCAACGAGCGCTAGATGCCAGAGGGGTGTTTCCCATATCTTCTCCCGTTTTCTGCCGATATTGGTCAGTAGATGAAGAAGTGTTCGATGGACCTCTGTATGAGGTTGCCCGACTCTCACAGGGCGTGAAACCTTTTGAGTGGGATGAGGAACCGTATCGGGAACCAGGCGAAACACTTTATCGTTGTATCGGAATTGCCGCCGAGCGAATGGGTCAGGAGCTGGTTAAGGGTAAAGTGACTGCCAGCATTACTGGTGTTCATTCAAATCTAGGAACCTGGATGTTTCGTTTCGGACTATGGAAGGAAATCGTAGTTTGGGGTTTGTGCGAGCATTCTTCTGGTTTGACAGGGTTGATTGTTGGGGGTGAGGCAGATCGGGAGTTATTGTATCAATTAGTTGAAACTGTGACGCACATAACCGAATCTGATTTTCAACAATTGGTTCATGACTTTTGGGGAAACATGATTCACGCTCCTGAGGATTTATCCTTGCCTTGTTATGAAAATCACCATTCCTCTGCTCAAATCATATACGAAGGCCTCCCCTCCAAATGCATTCAACAGGAGACCACTTGCCAGGATGGTGGGGGAAGAGAAATGCATATTGAGTTAGGGACCACAACCCAATTAACATATCTATATTGCGCCAATACTTTCGATCAACGTCAGCTCGTTCTTATTGATGAAGGACGGGCTCAAGTTCTATATGAATATTATCGAGAGTCTCTGCAGCGCCCACCCGGTCCACCTGCCTGA
- a CDS encoding sensor histidine kinase yields the protein MDGGSLLFWVLIATCLMHWLTVFLLLRRVHSTENTLVWKLLSAAVGLLAIQKTYGVSILFLEINPPSLNFVSTWLGFVIAGLLLGGIVQLSPFLYLLQRNKELLAVIEERNVIILHFHERIARALHKIQMAMEVGRPTTFIIEQVAEMSEMLQVFLENLKAGVLLGNKFEVALKTLVEDLSREASFPIFVYVDPSCEDHLSREQGAHLLHIVREAVRNSVLYSHAKRGQVSAKTTPTDTIIEVSDNGKGFEVDLVGAQGHGLGIMVNRAKKIGARLKIHSQPSKGTSVFIEVPFKEASSDRSHSDSIADASLNANKNVYVG from the coding sequence ATGGATGGTGGAAGCCTCTTGTTTTGGGTATTGATCGCAACCTGCCTGATGCATTGGTTGACGGTCTTTTTGCTTCTTCGTCGGGTACATTCGACTGAAAACACCCTGGTGTGGAAACTCTTAAGTGCGGCAGTTGGGCTCCTGGCCATTCAAAAAACCTATGGGGTATCTATTCTATTTCTTGAAATCAATCCTCCTTCATTGAATTTTGTGAGTACATGGCTGGGTTTTGTTATAGCGGGATTATTGCTAGGCGGAATCGTACAGTTGTCTCCATTCCTGTATCTTCTTCAACGCAATAAGGAGTTATTAGCCGTCATTGAAGAACGAAATGTTATTATTCTGCATTTTCATGAACGAATAGCCCGTGCCTTGCATAAAATTCAAATGGCTATGGAAGTAGGGCGTCCCACCACCTTCATTATTGAGCAAGTGGCGGAAATGTCAGAAATGCTCCAGGTGTTTTTGGAGAATCTCAAGGCAGGAGTCCTGCTCGGAAACAAATTTGAGGTGGCACTTAAGACCCTTGTTGAGGATTTGAGTCGAGAAGCCTCATTCCCGATATTTGTCTATGTTGATCCTTCCTGTGAGGATCATCTGTCACGGGAGCAGGGTGCCCATCTCTTGCATATTGTACGAGAAGCCGTTCGGAATAGCGTACTATATTCGCATGCCAAACGAGGGCAAGTGTCTGCAAAGACGACGCCTACAGATACAATTATTGAGGTGTCAGATAATGGAAAGGGCTTTGAGGTTGATCTTGTCGGGGCTCAGGGACATGGATTGGGAATTATGGTCAATCGGGCAAAGAAGATAGGGGCTCGTCTAAAAATTCACAGTCAACCGTCTAAGGGGACTTCGGTATTTATTGAAGTGCCATTTAAAGAAGCGTCGTCTGATAGAAGTCATTCGGATTCAATAGCAGATGCCTCATTGAATGCAAACAAAAACGTTTATGTCGGGTGA
- a CDS encoding EAL and HDOD domain-containing protein: MTSTAAPNIKQSVLVGRQAIFDRQNGVFGYELLYRDGQANSAQVVDGDEATARVMVNTFLEMGIDQIAGTSQAFINLTANFFLSQNYEVLPSHNVVLEVLESIEPTPVVIQSLLRARQLGYKIALDDFIVRDSHRALLDVADFVKVDILALTSEQLLEQIDVLKQYPVRLLAEKVEDQEVYTLCYEKGFEYFQGYFFCKPQIMEGVKLSGNRMAIVLLLAKLQDPDIRIKDLEELVENDLSLSLKLLRFVNSASVGLPRVVNSIGQAVGMVGTERMRQWASLLVLAHTGGKPSELMRIALIRGRMCQGLSRLQGESTSQGFTVGLFSVLDAYFDCEMKQLLADLPLASEILLALTEGQGCLGEILRCVMSYERGEWDQIENSCFEPHVVRQEYFLSTEWANEVMKTTLAGNEK; this comes from the coding sequence ATGACTTCAACGGCTGCTCCAAACATCAAGCAATCCGTTCTGGTTGGGCGACAAGCTATTTTTGATCGTCAAAATGGAGTTTTCGGGTATGAACTCCTGTATCGAGATGGTCAAGCCAATAGTGCGCAAGTAGTTGACGGGGATGAGGCCACCGCCAGGGTCATGGTGAATACGTTTTTAGAGATGGGAATTGACCAAATAGCTGGGACGAGTCAGGCGTTCATCAACCTGACAGCGAATTTCTTTTTAAGCCAAAATTATGAAGTTCTGCCAAGTCACAATGTGGTTCTTGAGGTATTGGAGTCCATTGAGCCTACGCCCGTCGTCATCCAATCTCTTCTCAGGGCTAGGCAACTTGGGTACAAAATTGCGTTGGATGACTTTATCGTTCGGGATTCTCATCGAGCATTATTAGATGTTGCGGACTTTGTGAAGGTGGATATATTAGCATTAACGAGTGAACAGCTTCTTGAGCAAATTGATGTGTTGAAGCAGTACCCTGTTCGATTGCTTGCAGAAAAAGTCGAAGATCAAGAAGTCTATACGCTGTGTTATGAAAAAGGATTTGAATATTTTCAAGGTTACTTTTTTTGTAAACCGCAAATCATGGAGGGAGTCAAGCTTTCCGGTAACCGCATGGCGATTGTGCTTTTATTGGCCAAATTGCAAGATCCTGATATCCGAATAAAAGATCTTGAGGAATTAGTCGAAAATGACCTGTCACTAAGCCTTAAGCTTCTTCGTTTTGTGAACTCTGCGTCTGTTGGCCTTCCTCGAGTGGTTAATTCAATTGGACAAGCCGTGGGAATGGTAGGGACCGAACGTATGCGGCAATGGGCATCCTTGCTGGTGCTGGCCCATACTGGTGGAAAGCCAAGCGAGCTGATGCGCATTGCCCTCATCCGGGGACGAATGTGTCAAGGTTTGAGCCGGTTGCAAGGAGAGTCTACCAGCCAAGGCTTTACCGTTGGCCTCTTTTCTGTGTTGGATGCCTACTTTGATTGTGAGATGAAGCAACTTCTCGCAGACCTTCCTCTTGCTTCTGAAATTCTGCTTGCTCTGACCGAAGGCCAGGGATGTTTAGGGGAAATTTTAAGGTGCGTGATGTCCTACGAACGAGGGGAGTGGGATCAAATTGAAAACAGTTGCTTTGAACCTCATGTGGTGCGGCAAGAGTATTTCCTCAGTACGGAATGGGCCAACGAGGTCATGAAGACAACTCTTGCCGGGAATGAAAAATAG